A single window of Leptospira dzoumogneensis DNA harbors:
- the secG gene encoding preprotein translocase subunit SecG yields MGFITGTILVLFVFVSLFLILLVMIQTGKGGMGGVLGGGASQSVFGSSTADVLTKATRVAGLLFLALSLILSFLFAKTSGYNTTPTPEILPPPAAEEAQGNQGGTNAQESAPTAAPSTAAPEQPKP; encoded by the coding sequence ATGGGCTTTATCACCGGAACCATCCTTGTTCTTTTCGTTTTCGTCAGTCTATTTCTGATCCTTCTTGTCATGATCCAAACAGGCAAAGGTGGAATGGGTGGAGTTCTTGGTGGAGGAGCAAGCCAATCCGTTTTTGGTTCTTCTACTGCGGACGTTTTAACTAAAGCAACCAGAGTTGCTGGACTCCTTTTTTTGGCTCTGTCTCTGATTCTTTCTTTCCTTTTTGCGAAGACTAGCGGATACAATACCACTCCAACACCTGAGATCCTTCCTCCACCTGCTGCGGAAGAGGCCCAGGGCAACCAAGGAGGGACAAATGCCCAAGAATCCGCGCCTACTGCCGCACCTAGCACTGCAGCCCCAGAGCAACCTAAGCCTTAA
- a CDS encoding LIC_12097 family sensor histidine kinase has protein sequence MSSLMENLHERAEELQAILDGITEPLVLIDSGFRVRRVNKATLEFSSEPDFPSILGRKCYEILYNRSAVCPYCPMKDHHENEADFDAQFEGKGEVGREIFHVANNQKETLYLDFFPIRKDGSIVSIVEKISNITRIKEKEEENLRIRNLASLGIFISGVAHELNNPLTGMSLTLQNLMNNLSSMDPAFFRKRLEMIKEDLTRAAMIVLDVISFAKPDKLVTTNADIHETIMKAKDSVTWVYPVLSKNTEWEILSEPGMTFQFNPVKMERLFINLFKNSLQAYDYGEGKIKVEVRRTRNMMHIFVEDTAGGIPEDMLDKIFSPFFSKNKSGIGTGLGLSICHSIVREHSGELTVRSYDRRTRFKISLPLVQPKGN, from the coding sequence ATGTCATCCCTAATGGAAAACCTCCACGAAAGAGCGGAGGAACTCCAAGCAATTCTGGACGGAATCACAGAGCCCCTAGTTTTAATAGACTCGGGCTTTAGGGTCCGTCGTGTAAACAAGGCCACTCTCGAGTTTTCAAGTGAGCCTGACTTCCCTTCTATCCTTGGCAGAAAATGTTACGAAATTCTGTACAATCGTTCTGCAGTTTGTCCTTACTGCCCTATGAAGGATCATCATGAAAACGAAGCCGATTTCGACGCACAATTCGAAGGTAAGGGAGAAGTTGGGCGTGAAATATTCCACGTAGCAAACAATCAAAAGGAAACATTATACTTAGATTTTTTCCCTATTCGTAAGGATGGAAGTATTGTTTCCATAGTGGAGAAGATCAGCAATATCACTCGTATCAAAGAAAAAGAAGAAGAAAATCTTAGAATACGTAACCTTGCTTCTCTTGGTATTTTTATCTCAGGTGTGGCCCATGAGTTGAATAACCCACTCACCGGCATGAGCCTTACTCTCCAAAACTTGATGAATAATTTATCCAGTATGGATCCTGCTTTTTTCCGTAAAAGATTGGAGATGATCAAAGAAGACCTGACCCGCGCTGCTATGATCGTTTTGGACGTGATCAGTTTTGCTAAACCGGATAAGTTAGTCACTACAAACGCTGATATTCACGAAACCATAATGAAGGCAAAAGACTCAGTCACTTGGGTGTATCCTGTTCTTTCTAAAAACACCGAATGGGAAATTTTAAGCGAACCCGGTATGACCTTCCAATTTAATCCGGTCAAGATGGAGAGATTATTCATCAATCTTTTCAAAAACTCTCTACAAGCTTATGATTATGGAGAAGGTAAGATCAAAGTAGAAGTCAGACGCACTCGTAATATGATGCATATCTTTGTCGAAGATACGGCAGGAGGAATTCCGGAAGATATGCTGGATAAAATTTTCTCTCCATTCTTCTCCAAAAACAAGTCAGGGATCGGAACCGGTCTAGGACTTTCTATCTGCCACTCCATCGTAAGAGAACATTCAGGAGAATTGACTGTTCGTTCTTATGATAGAAGGACCAGATTTAAAATTTCTCTTCCATTAGTACAACCAAAAGGAAACTAA
- the tpiA gene encoding triose-phosphate isomerase codes for MRPKIIAGNWKMNLSEKEALALASGLKEKSSSIPDNKKAVVFPSSIHLAAVAQILENSKIAVGAQNIYPAPNTAMTGETGPDQLSELGIKFALVGHSERRQFLGETSVFCNQKISYLAKHGFTAVYCVGETLAERESGNTFEVLKKQIQEGLGSIESDLFSRIWVAYEPVWAIGTGKVATPAQAQEAHAFIRKEISGLFQNGKTISDVMPILYGGSVKADNVKELLSQADIDGGLVGGASQKLDSFLALF; via the coding sequence ATGCGCCCTAAAATTATCGCCGGTAACTGGAAAATGAATCTTTCCGAAAAGGAAGCGTTGGCACTCGCAAGCGGCCTAAAGGAAAAATCTTCTTCTATTCCGGATAATAAAAAGGCGGTTGTATTTCCTTCTTCTATTCATCTGGCTGCAGTCGCTCAAATATTAGAAAATTCGAAAATTGCAGTCGGAGCTCAGAATATCTACCCTGCTCCTAATACCGCTATGACCGGGGAAACCGGTCCAGACCAACTTTCAGAACTAGGGATCAAATTTGCACTTGTTGGTCACTCTGAAAGAAGACAGTTCTTGGGCGAAACAAGCGTATTCTGTAATCAAAAGATCTCTTATCTTGCTAAACATGGTTTTACCGCTGTGTATTGTGTGGGAGAAACTCTTGCGGAAAGAGAATCGGGTAATACTTTCGAAGTTCTGAAAAAACAGATCCAAGAAGGTTTAGGTTCTATTGAAAGCGACCTATTCTCTCGTATTTGGGTAGCTTATGAACCTGTTTGGGCGATCGGAACCGGCAAAGTGGCAACTCCTGCTCAGGCGCAGGAAGCCCACGCATTTATCAGAAAAGAAATTTCGGGATTATTCCAAAATGGGAAAACGATCTCGGATGTGATGCCTATCCTTTATGGCGGTTCAGTGAAAGCTGATAACGTAAAGGAACTTCTATCCCAAGCGGATATTGACGGCGGGCTCGTAGGCGGGGCCAGCCAGAAGCTGGACAGTTTCTTAGCTTTATTCTAA
- the lepB gene encoding signal peptidase I, with the protein MFSLKKEFGEKEKKFDRKKFVQILSISAVVGFLFAAAVRIWFVFPFVPETEEMSPSLPKGKRIYISRFVRDSSLFLGDVVLVEHPTQKGKVALVRIMGKSGDQISIKDKVLYRNGISEAQEKSDFNLQYKDARPAFSGTYSSRDNLSNLTVEDRNYFLLCDNRDDCVDSRDFGPLPFEKILGKVL; encoded by the coding sequence ATGTTCTCATTGAAGAAAGAGTTCGGAGAGAAGGAGAAAAAATTTGATCGAAAAAAATTCGTTCAAATCCTTTCCATTTCTGCCGTAGTCGGATTTTTATTCGCGGCCGCCGTTCGGATCTGGTTTGTATTTCCATTCGTCCCGGAAACGGAAGAAATGTCTCCTTCTCTTCCTAAGGGAAAAAGAATTTATATCTCCAGATTTGTTCGGGATTCATCCTTATTTTTAGGTGATGTGGTCCTAGTGGAACATCCAACTCAAAAAGGAAAAGTGGCACTGGTCCGTATCATGGGAAAATCAGGAGATCAGATCTCCATTAAGGACAAGGTCCTTTATAGGAACGGTATATCCGAGGCTCAGGAAAAATCAGACTTCAACTTACAATACAAGGATGCAAGACCTGCATTCTCCGGAACGTACTCGAGCAGGGACAATCTTTCTAATTTAACCGTAGAAGATCGAAATTATTTTCTTCTATGCGATAATAGAGATGATTGCGTGGATTCCAGAGATTTCGGCCCTTTGCCCTTTGAAAAGATCCTAGGCAAAGTCCTTTAA
- a CDS encoding response regulator transcription factor — MSNRRILVVEDIHSIREAVKDILVRDYEVFDAENYDEAVKILSNEHVDLVITDIRMPGKSGLDLIKTIQKEYPSVQYSLMTAYNINDYINFAYQHDIWNIIPKYSFLDINLITVMVKKLLYKDIFGVEKYFGPDFKILEGDGEEVFLVPPENGIVFRKISSDKDRNYICNRVGKFLIEKGAPNAVHQILEELTSNAMIRAPRDSKGNSKYQYELPSRDLLVPLEHIQLAETDYFEIGYGIAENSYIVVVRDHFGSLNKKEILKRLDRHITVDSPSGLPAGLADSHGRGLYICREISDQLIFNIEKDTRTEIIALLDKQTNKGYKSLSIYEV, encoded by the coding sequence TTGTCCAATCGTCGTATCTTAGTAGTAGAAGATATACATTCCATCCGGGAGGCGGTAAAAGATATCCTGGTCCGAGATTACGAAGTTTTCGATGCAGAAAACTACGATGAGGCAGTCAAAATCCTTTCTAACGAACATGTGGATCTGGTCATCACAGATATTCGTATGCCTGGAAAATCAGGACTGGATCTGATCAAGACGATCCAAAAGGAATACCCTTCCGTCCAGTATTCCTTAATGACAGCTTATAATATTAATGATTATATAAACTTCGCTTACCAACACGATATCTGGAATATCATTCCTAAATATTCCTTCTTGGACATTAATCTGATCACTGTGATGGTCAAAAAACTTCTGTACAAAGATATATTCGGTGTGGAAAAATATTTTGGTCCGGACTTCAAGATCTTAGAAGGAGATGGGGAAGAAGTATTCCTAGTTCCACCGGAAAATGGGATCGTATTTCGTAAGATCAGTTCCGATAAGGATAGAAATTATATCTGCAATCGAGTGGGAAAATTCCTGATCGAAAAGGGAGCACCCAACGCAGTTCATCAAATTTTAGAAGAACTTACTTCTAATGCAATGATCCGCGCACCAAGAGACTCTAAGGGAAATTCAAAATACCAGTATGAGCTTCCTTCTCGGGATCTTTTGGTCCCATTAGAACATATACAACTCGCAGAAACCGATTATTTTGAGATCGGTTACGGTATAGCAGAGAATTCTTATATTGTTGTGGTCCGAGATCATTTCGGCTCTTTGAACAAAAAAGAAATTTTAAAACGTTTGGACAGACATATCACTGTGGACAGTCCTAGCGGTTTGCCAGCAGGTCTTGCGGATTCTCATGGTCGCGGTTTGTATATTTGTAGGGAGATCTCGGATCAGTTGATCTTTAATATTGAGAAGGACACAAGGACTGAGATTATCGCTTTATTAGATAAGCAGACCAATAAAGGTTATAAGTCTTTGTCGATTTATGAGGTTTGA
- a CDS encoding phosphoglycerate kinase, which yields MQLPQLPRLENEDVKGKRVFLRVDFNVPLDNGKVTDKTRIEKTLPTIELLVKKGARVVIASHLGRPKGKPDPQYSMEPVYEVFKGLVKTSVIFSKDVIGENAVKLSKELKDGEILVLENLRFHKEEEENNAAFSKSLAALADVYVNDAFGAAHRAHASTEGIAHLLPSFAGLLMYKEITELSSLLSRPAKPFVAIIGGSKVSSKISVIKNLIEKVDHILIGGGMAYTFLKSRAIPVGNSLVEKDFEVEAFQLIERAGVAGVDFQLPVDHVIADKFDANAKTKTVDKMGILDGWMGMDIGPKTIANYEKVIKNAATIVWNGPMGVFEFDKFAPGTMAIAKAVSKSKARTVVGGGDSIAAINKAKVEDKITHVSTGGGASLEFLEGKKLPGVIALLKQ from the coding sequence ATGCAATTACCCCAGTTACCTAGACTCGAAAACGAGGACGTCAAGGGGAAACGAGTTTTTCTGAGGGTCGATTTTAACGTCCCTCTGGATAACGGAAAAGTTACCGACAAGACTAGAATTGAAAAGACACTTCCTACCATTGAACTTTTGGTAAAAAAAGGTGCCAGGGTGGTGATCGCAAGTCACCTTGGCCGCCCTAAAGGTAAACCGGATCCTCAATATTCTATGGAACCTGTTTACGAAGTTTTTAAAGGTTTAGTTAAAACTTCCGTAATATTCTCCAAAGACGTAATCGGAGAGAATGCCGTAAAACTTTCCAAAGAACTTAAGGATGGAGAGATCCTGGTCCTTGAAAATTTACGTTTTCATAAAGAAGAAGAGGAGAATAATGCTGCTTTTTCCAAAAGTTTAGCCGCTCTTGCTGATGTTTATGTAAACGACGCATTCGGTGCGGCTCATAGAGCCCATGCTTCTACGGAAGGAATTGCACATCTTCTGCCTTCTTTTGCAGGTTTGTTGATGTATAAAGAGATCACCGAACTTTCTTCCCTTCTTTCCCGCCCTGCAAAACCTTTTGTGGCTATCATCGGAGGTTCCAAAGTCTCTTCTAAGATCAGTGTGATCAAAAACCTGATCGAAAAAGTGGATCATATTTTGATCGGCGGCGGAATGGCTTATACTTTCCTCAAATCCAGAGCGATCCCGGTCGGAAATTCTTTAGTAGAAAAAGATTTCGAAGTAGAAGCTTTCCAACTCATCGAAAGAGCAGGAGTCGCAGGAGTAGATTTCCAACTTCCTGTGGATCATGTGATCGCCGATAAATTTGATGCGAACGCTAAGACCAAAACCGTAGACAAGATGGGAATTTTGGACGGTTGGATGGGAATGGATATAGGTCCTAAAACGATCGCAAATTACGAAAAAGTAATTAAGAATGCTGCAACCATCGTTTGGAACGGTCCTATGGGAGTTTTCGAATTCGATAAATTCGCACCTGGAACCATGGCGATCGCAAAAGCGGTTTCTAAGTCCAAGGCCAGAACTGTAGTAGGCGGAGGAGATTCCATCGCTGCGATCAATAAGGCTAAGGTGGAAGATAAGATCACTCACGTTTCTACTGGAGGAGGAGCCTCCTTAGAATTTTTAGAAGGTAAAAAACTCCCCGGAGTTATTGCTCTTCTAAAACAATAA
- a CDS encoding gamma carbonic anhydrase family protein: MQEVHLAGNILEYKGKRPIFKDGVFLAPGSLVVGDVVIGKDSSIWFQTLIRGDVNYIRIGDNVNIQDMTVVHVSRNTHPVEIGDNVSVGHRAVLHGCKLKNNSFVGMGAIIMDGVELGEYSFVAAGAMVTPGKIIPPGAMVMGSPAKIVRDITEEERNLIERTAANYVTYKNNYLDDFSYRISIV; this comes from the coding sequence ATGCAAGAAGTACATCTGGCCGGAAATATATTAGAATACAAGGGTAAACGTCCTATCTTCAAAGACGGAGTATTTTTAGCTCCGGGTTCTTTGGTAGTAGGAGATGTAGTGATCGGAAAAGATTCTTCTATCTGGTTCCAAACATTGATACGTGGAGATGTGAATTATATCCGTATCGGAGATAATGTAAACATTCAGGATATGACGGTGGTCCATGTTTCCAGAAATACCCATCCAGTGGAGATTGGAGACAACGTTTCCGTAGGTCATAGAGCTGTTCTTCATGGATGTAAACTTAAGAATAATTCCTTTGTTGGAATGGGTGCGATCATCATGGACGGAGTGGAACTGGGAGAATACTCCTTCGTAGCCGCAGGTGCCATGGTAACCCCTGGCAAGATCATTCCACCGGGAGCGATGGTGATGGGATCTCCCGCAAAGATCGTAAGAGATATCACTGAGGAAGAAAGGAATCTGATCGAGAGAACCGCTGCAAATTACGTCACTTATAAGAACAATTATCTGGATGATTTTTCCTATAGGATCAGCATAGTTTAA
- a CDS encoding LA_3751/LA_3752 family putative glycosyltransferase: MNFLRKNGIRLFAILLVIVVFSSVNYLKPKYSFNWDSHNKLVQSYSLLQNKFQSEELFYPGKEFDPEYNYFPVQNNVFLKLEQRHLSAFPVFFAAISSLWLWVFGFSALPYLSAIGLLLSLLLLYKKWKFSEFSLAIAGLGTFAWILSVEYSEHSFFMLSALYSLTFALRGKNSLAKFIFSGIFCGISVWFRHEGLVYCASLAFWILAAGNKKGSFKQSISEFLFFCLGASISVGVFFLFNFIDYGHFLGPRFIINESGLNVSYTTRLEWAKTLLFFGTFKLGYFGYMPASLLLFPILISGWKKLSSRNRILLGSTLSYIFLVLLIIPNDGFNNWGPRFFGPAVFPFAILFSKYYYFLKNKRKFKFIRILFLACILFSFLCGLIGLKYVKEGRKQQEANNSALHSTNSEIWIFSDDSLAYIAGSDYFNKIIFRVYSAEELPKFLSDLSKFYPGKKVALVQANDRIFGEKVKSTIKENSKFAYGIGKMIWEKESFESAVRSNLDNREESAKASLKFSIGNLKLR; the protein is encoded by the coding sequence ATGAATTTTTTAAGAAAGAATGGGATCCGGCTTTTTGCCATTTTACTGGTCATAGTTGTTTTTTCTAGTGTAAATTATCTAAAGCCGAAATATTCATTTAATTGGGACTCACATAATAAATTAGTCCAATCCTATTCATTACTTCAGAATAAGTTTCAATCCGAAGAATTATTTTATCCGGGAAAGGAATTTGATCCGGAATACAATTATTTTCCGGTTCAGAATAATGTTTTTCTAAAATTAGAGCAAAGACATTTAAGCGCTTTCCCCGTTTTTTTTGCCGCAATTTCCTCTTTATGGCTCTGGGTTTTCGGATTTTCAGCTCTTCCTTATTTAAGTGCGATCGGATTATTACTTTCTCTATTACTTCTTTATAAAAAATGGAAATTCTCCGAGTTTTCATTGGCAATTGCCGGATTAGGAACATTCGCCTGGATCTTAAGTGTGGAATATTCAGAGCATAGCTTTTTTATGCTTTCCGCCTTATATTCTCTCACATTCGCCTTAAGAGGAAAAAACTCTTTGGCAAAATTTATCTTCTCCGGGATCTTTTGCGGGATTTCTGTCTGGTTTAGGCATGAAGGATTAGTTTACTGTGCCTCTCTTGCATTTTGGATCCTTGCTGCAGGGAACAAAAAAGGATCATTCAAACAATCCATTTCCGAATTCTTATTTTTCTGCTTAGGCGCTTCTATATCGGTAGGAGTTTTCTTTTTATTTAATTTTATAGACTATGGACATTTTTTAGGACCTAGATTCATAATTAATGAATCCGGTCTTAACGTTTCCTATACGACTAGATTGGAATGGGCAAAGACCTTATTATTTTTCGGAACCTTCAAACTAGGCTATTTTGGATATATGCCTGCATCTCTTTTGCTTTTTCCCATTTTAATCTCAGGTTGGAAAAAATTATCCTCCAGGAATAGGATCCTCTTAGGGTCCACCTTAAGTTATATATTTTTAGTCTTACTCATAATCCCAAACGACGGTTTTAATAATTGGGGGCCTAGATTTTTCGGACCGGCAGTATTTCCTTTTGCGATCCTATTCTCTAAATATTATTATTTTCTAAAGAACAAAAGAAAATTTAAATTTATACGCATTCTGTTTTTGGCATGTATACTATTTTCCTTCCTATGCGGTTTAATCGGTTTAAAATACGTAAAAGAAGGTCGCAAACAACAGGAAGCGAATAATTCAGCCCTGCATTCTACAAATTCCGAGATCTGGATCTTTTCGGATGATTCTTTGGCATATATTGCCGGCTCGGATTATTTTAATAAAATAATTTTCAGAGTTTATTCTGCAGAAGAACTACCTAAATTTTTATCAGATCTTTCTAAATTTTATCCAGGCAAAAAGGTAGCATTGGTCCAGGCAAACGATAGGATTTTCGGAGAAAAAGTAAAAAGTACGATCAAAGAAAATTCCAAATTTGCATATGGGATCGGCAAAATGATCTGGGAAAAAGAATCCTTCGAATCTGCAGTACGTTCCAACCTGGATAACCGGGAAGAATCAGCTAAAGCAAGTTTGAAATTCAGTATTGGAAATTTAAAACTTAGATAA
- the gap gene encoding type I glyceraldehyde-3-phosphate dehydrogenase: MTRIAINGFGRIGRLVFRSGIKDPNIEFVAINDLVTPDNLGYLLKYDSTHGRFNGTVEHTEDALIVDGKKVLCVSERDPEKLPWKDLKVDYVIESTGLFTDRVGAEKHIKAGAKKVVISAPAKDKDIPTFVMGVNNEKYDPSKDHVVSNASCTTNCLAPITKVVLDNFGIEEGLMTTIHATTATQPTVDGPSKKDWRGGRGAMQNIIPASTGAAKAVGLCIPEVNGKLTGMSFRVPTPDVSVVDLTVRTTKETSLKEISAKMKEASEGAMKGILGYTDEMVVSNDFLSSTLSSIFDADACIELNSRFFKLVSWYDNEMGYSNRVLDLIRYMAKKG, encoded by the coding sequence ATGACAAGAATCGCTATCAACGGTTTTGGCCGAATCGGTCGCTTGGTATTCCGTTCAGGGATCAAAGACCCAAATATTGAATTTGTAGCAATCAACGACCTAGTAACTCCGGACAACCTAGGATATCTTTTAAAATACGATTCTACTCATGGACGTTTTAACGGCACCGTGGAGCATACTGAAGACGCACTTATCGTAGACGGCAAAAAAGTTCTTTGTGTATCCGAAAGAGATCCGGAAAAACTCCCTTGGAAAGATCTGAAAGTGGACTATGTGATCGAATCTACCGGTCTATTCACAGACAGAGTCGGCGCCGAAAAACATATCAAAGCAGGCGCTAAAAAAGTGGTGATCTCCGCTCCTGCAAAAGACAAGGACATCCCTACTTTTGTGATGGGAGTGAATAACGAAAAATACGATCCAAGCAAGGATCATGTTGTTTCCAACGCTTCTTGTACTACTAACTGTCTGGCTCCGATCACTAAAGTGGTTCTGGACAATTTCGGTATTGAAGAAGGTCTGATGACCACTATCCACGCTACTACCGCTACTCAACCTACTGTTGACGGTCCTTCTAAAAAAGACTGGAGAGGTGGAAGAGGAGCAATGCAAAACATCATCCCAGCTTCTACCGGTGCTGCTAAAGCGGTTGGTCTTTGTATTCCTGAAGTGAATGGAAAACTGACAGGTATGTCTTTCAGAGTTCCGACTCCGGACGTTTCCGTTGTAGATCTAACTGTTAGAACTACTAAAGAGACCAGCCTTAAAGAAATTTCCGCAAAAATGAAAGAAGCTTCCGAAGGTGCTATGAAAGGTATCTTAGGTTACACTGACGAGATGGTTGTTTCCAACGATTTCTTAAGTTCTACACTTTCTTCTATCTTTGATGCGGACGCTTGTATCGAATTGAATTCCAGATTCTTTAAATTGGTTTCCTGGTATGATAACGAGATGGGTTACTCTAATAGAGTTCTAGACCTGATCCGTTACATGGCTAAAAAAGGTTAA
- the lenA gene encoding endostatin-like outer membrane lipoprotein LenA — protein sequence MSLLLLLTFLPSFAQNQDATKSQSGTSSSTQMLNQRILRAYESLSVARELLKFERMDALPIGTLVTWVGNYPNRKGVKITKFSVTQSATPGGIEKAEEKSILLEFNGSTLSKVVSEIKTANYSSEDTIMIRMTDTTPLDNNVDDLVIYADKNGKEAEYPLNYLPDEGVNRDRSEFKKEFYLKLIEDFFVHVLRLQEMQSQHSSRNQKKLLQSYKESLEY from the coding sequence ATTTCGCTCCTTCTTCTCCTTACTTTTCTTCCTTCCTTCGCTCAAAACCAAGATGCGACAAAATCCCAGAGCGGAACGTCTTCTTCTACCCAAATGTTGAACCAGCGTATCCTACGTGCGTATGAAAGCCTGAGTGTCGCAAGAGAACTTTTGAAATTTGAAAGAATGGACGCTCTTCCTATCGGAACCTTGGTAACTTGGGTGGGAAATTATCCGAACCGCAAAGGTGTGAAGATCACAAAGTTCTCAGTGACCCAATCCGCTACTCCGGGCGGGATAGAAAAGGCGGAAGAAAAGTCCATTCTCCTGGAATTTAACGGATCCACTCTTTCTAAGGTGGTTTCTGAAATCAAAACTGCGAATTATTCTTCGGAAGATACGATCATGATCCGGATGACCGATACCACTCCTCTGGATAATAATGTGGATGATCTGGTAATTTATGCGGATAAGAACGGTAAAGAGGCGGAATATCCTCTGAATTACCTACCTGATGAGGGGGTAAACCGGGACAGATCCGAGTTTAAAAAAGAATTTTACTTAAAACTAATTGAGGATTTTTTCGTGCATGTCCTAAGGCTTCAGGAAATGCAGTCTCAACATTCTTCCAGAAATCAAAAAAAATTACTGCAAAGTTATAAAGAATCCCTAGAATATTGA
- the cysK gene encoding cysteine synthase A gives MKANNILETIGNTPHVKINRLFGSKYNVYSKLERSNPGGSIKDRIALSMIEDAEKSGKLTKDTVIIEPTSGNTGIGLALVAAVKGYRLILVMPESMSVERRRIMAAYGAEFDLTPREKGMPGAIERAKQLVSENPKAWMPQQFENEANITVHVETTAAEILKDFPNGVDVLITGVGTGGHITGVAKVLKEKFPKTKVFAVEPEASPVISGGKPGPHPIQGIGAGFIPKNLHTDLLDGVIQVSKDEAFQYALRAAKEEGIFLGVSSGASLAAVAKKLPELPEGATVLTFNYDTGERYLSIEGLFPVPSNG, from the coding sequence ATGAAAGCAAATAATATCTTAGAGACGATCGGTAATACTCCACACGTAAAGATCAACCGACTCTTTGGATCCAAATACAATGTATATTCTAAATTAGAGCGTAGCAATCCAGGCGGTTCTATCAAGGATCGTATCGCGCTTTCTATGATCGAGGACGCTGAAAAAAGCGGAAAACTCACTAAGGATACAGTAATCATCGAGCCGACTTCCGGAAACACAGGTATCGGTTTAGCTCTTGTTGCGGCAGTAAAAGGATACCGTTTGATCCTGGTTATGCCTGAGTCTATGAGTGTGGAAAGAAGAAGAATTATGGCTGCTTACGGCGCGGAATTCGACCTAACTCCTCGCGAAAAAGGGATGCCAGGTGCGATCGAAAGAGCAAAACAACTGGTTTCCGAAAATCCAAAAGCTTGGATGCCTCAACAGTTCGAGAACGAAGCAAACATCACAGTACACGTAGAAACTACTGCAGCAGAAATCCTAAAAGATTTCCCTAATGGAGTAGATGTTCTGATCACAGGAGTTGGAACAGGCGGACATATCACAGGTGTTGCTAAAGTTTTAAAGGAGAAGTTCCCTAAAACCAAGGTATTTGCAGTTGAGCCGGAAGCTTCTCCAGTAATTTCCGGAGGAAAACCTGGACCACACCCAATCCAAGGGATCGGAGCAGGATTCATTCCTAAAAACTTACACACTGATCTATTAGACGGAGTGATCCAAGTTTCTAAGGACGAGGCTTTCCAATACGCACTTCGTGCAGCAAAAGAAGAAGGAATTTTCTTAGGAGTATCTTCCGGTGCGTCTTTGGCGGCGGTTGCTAAAAAACTTCCTGAACTTCCGGAAGGAGCTACTGTCCTTACATTCAACTACGACACTGGAGAAAGATATCTTTCTATCGAAGGACTTTTCCCAGTTCCTTCTAACGGCTAA